The following coding sequences lie in one Treponema sp. OMZ 790 genomic window:
- a CDS encoding DUF4469 domain-containing protein, whose translation MPAAVPAGKVTVAVKTKYSAGASPLKEVREIVYKLPCTAKA comes from the coding sequence GTGCCCGCTGCGGTTCCGGCGGGAAAGGTTACGGTTGCGGTAAAAACAAAGTATTCGGCAGGAGCTTCACCTCTTAAAGAAGTGCGCGAAATTGTGTACAAACTGCCCTGTACGGCAAAAGCTTAA
- a CDS encoding energy-coupling factor transporter transmembrane protein EcfT, protein MNTKRNLDPRTVLGIVCIFIFLGLAVNKPFPSHVLLIVCNFYLWDVRAYRESILYSGMYIVIAVSMFYIHYIPNSTAVLMIVSLSYFIQKFVIAIMMIVFLKKKTSMPYIISAMQTMKFPNIIAIPLIVVFRYLTSLKEDYGCLKDSLKIRGISTSGFRFLIHPIRSMELIIVPILFRSLRIAEELSTSVLLRGIENYKNRTNIYPLKFTKTDFVYGLCTAIAASAVLYLQFSNIKIF, encoded by the coding sequence ATGAACACAAAAAGAAATTTAGATCCGAGGACGGTACTCGGCATTGTATGTATTTTTATTTTTCTCGGCCTTGCCGTAAATAAGCCCTTTCCTTCGCATGTTTTACTTATTGTCTGTAATTTTTATTTATGGGATGTGAGAGCTTATCGTGAATCTATTTTGTACAGCGGAATGTATATCGTCATTGCCGTTTCGATGTTTTATATTCATTATATTCCGAATTCGACAGCTGTCTTAATGATTGTATCTTTAAGTTATTTTATTCAAAAATTCGTTATTGCAATTATGATGATTGTATTTTTAAAAAAGAAAACTTCAATGCCCTATATTATATCGGCTATGCAAACGATGAAGTTCCCAAACATAATAGCGATTCCTTTAATCGTTGTGTTTAGATATCTTACGTCTTTAAAAGAAGATTACGGATGCTTAAAGGATAGTTTAAAAATAAGGGGAATTTCTACTTCAGGTTTTCGTTTTTTGATTCATCCTATTCGGTCGATGGAACTTATAATTGTTCCGATTTTGTTTAGAAGTCTCCGCATAGCCGAGGAACTTTCAACATCGGTTTTGCTTAGAGGAATTGAAAACTATAAAAACAGAACAAATATCTATCCGCTTAAATTTACAAAAACGGATTTTGTATACGGATTATGTACGGCTATTGCTGCAAGTGCAGTATTGTACTTGCAGTTTAGTAATATAAAAATTTTTTAA
- a CDS encoding ABC transporter ATP-binding protein yields MILLKNISYKTASGILILDNINLEIKRGEFVVITGKSGSGKSTLGSVINGLIAHYYDGTLTGEAYLNGKDINSLELPQIGRMAGSVFQDPRSQFFMTDPFSEAAFGCSNMFLSREEILKRVDKTLELFGISHLKERNIFKLSSGEKQKLAIASCYAMSPEIYLFDEPTANLDIHSIFDLEKILRSLKEEGKTIIILEHRLFYLSSLCERMLVMDKGKITGEYSKAEFFQLQKNKNIRNIYLENIEPANCKNLIKKNSPLFEIKNISYSHSKQEKFDVLKDINIKAYKKEIIGIIGENGAGKTSLAKLCTGLLKEKDGSILIEEKKQSYKKRLGSIYFVMQDSDFQLFGNTVKDELDIGKKEGLSDAKKESVLSDFEILDLKERHPLALSRGQKQRLTIAAAFCTDCKIIFLDEPTSGLDKHSMDLVSKTVLTAAKSGKLIFVISHDYEFLMSVCSRIIYLKSGRLQSDFNLDDAGKTKLWELLNKGRLIKKEM; encoded by the coding sequence GTGATTTTACTAAAAAATATTTCATATAAAACAGCTTCGGGCATTCTCATTCTCGACAACATAAACCTCGAAATAAAGAGGGGTGAATTTGTTGTTATCACCGGAAAAAGCGGGAGCGGTAAAAGCACTCTCGGCTCCGTTATCAACGGACTCATCGCTCATTATTATGACGGAACTTTAACGGGCGAGGCTTATCTAAACGGAAAAGATATAAACAGCTTGGAGCTTCCGCAAATAGGCCGCATGGCAGGCTCTGTATTCCAAGACCCGCGAAGTCAGTTTTTTATGACCGATCCATTTAGCGAAGCGGCATTCGGATGCAGCAATATGTTTTTGAGCAGGGAAGAAATATTAAAAAGGGTAGACAAAACTTTGGAGCTGTTTGGAATATCTCACCTGAAAGAAAGAAATATCTTTAAACTTTCAAGCGGTGAAAAACAAAAACTGGCTATAGCTTCATGCTATGCGATGTCGCCCGAGATTTATTTATTCGATGAGCCTACAGCTAATTTGGATATTCATTCCATTTTTGATTTGGAAAAAATTTTACGCAGTTTAAAAGAAGAAGGAAAAACGATCATTATTTTGGAACATAGATTATTTTATCTTTCAAGTCTATGCGAGCGTATGCTTGTTATGGATAAGGGAAAAATTACGGGCGAATATTCAAAAGCGGAATTTTTTCAGCTGCAAAAAAATAAAAATATACGAAACATATATTTGGAAAATATCGAACCGGCTAATTGTAAAAATCTTATCAAAAAAAATTCTCCGCTGTTTGAAATAAAAAATATTTCATATTCACATTCAAAACAAGAAAAATTTGATGTGCTCAAAGACATAAATATAAAGGCTTATAAAAAAGAAATTATAGGTATTATAGGTGAGAACGGAGCCGGTAAAACAAGCCTTGCTAAATTGTGTACAGGTTTGCTAAAAGAAAAAGATGGAAGTATTTTGATTGAAGAAAAGAAGCAGAGCTATAAAAAAAGATTAGGGAGTATTTATTTTGTAATGCAGGATTCCGATTTTCAACTTTTCGGTAATACCGTAAAAGATGAATTGGATATAGGAAAAAAGGAAGGTCTTAGCGATGCGAAAAAAGAATCCGTTTTATCCGATTTTGAAATTTTAGATTTAAAAGAACGGCATCCTCTTGCCCTATCAAGAGGACAAAAGCAAAGGCTCACCATTGCTGCAGCTTTTTGTACTGACTGTAAGATAATTTTTTTGGATGAACCGACAAGCGGATTGGATAAGCATTCTATGGACTTGGTTTCTAAAACCGTTTTAACTGCTGCAAAATCAGGCAAACTTATATTTGTAATATCGCACGATTATGAATTTTTAATGTCCGTTTGCAGCAGAATTATTTATTTAAAAAGCGGAAGACTGCAATCCGATTTTAATTTAGATGATGCCGGTAAGACAAAACTTTGGGAACTTTTAAACAAAGGGCGTCTTATAAAAAAGGAAATGTAA
- a CDS encoding MerR family transcriptional regulator, giving the protein MTIKEFASKLGVSDSALRYYERIGVLKPIRRRKNGYREFTETDIAWMEFVFRLKATGMPIAQIAEFAELREKGESTAPERLKMLQEHEKRLLAELETKTHSLAKIREKIEYYKKLAMRNEGVPVC; this is encoded by the coding sequence ATGACGATTAAAGAATTTGCCTCTAAACTCGGCGTAAGCGATTCGGCGCTCCGCTATTATGAAAGAATAGGCGTGTTAAAACCCATTCGCAGAAGAAAAAACGGGTATCGGGAATTTACGGAGACGGACATCGCTTGGATGGAATTTGTATTCCGCTTAAAAGCAACCGGTATGCCCATAGCGCAGATAGCCGAGTTTGCCGAACTTCGTGAAAAGGGAGAGAGCACCGCACCCGAGCGGCTTAAAATGCTCCAAGAACACGAAAAGCGCCTTTTAGCGGAACTTGAAACCAAAACACACAGCTTAGCAAAAATCCGCGAAAAAATCGAATACTATAAAAAATTAGCAATGAGGAATGAGGGCGTGCCGGTTTGCTAA
- a CDS encoding DUF5655 domain-containing protein codes for MALFNLENEKLNYIKEEPFKLEKEIQNLCEKNMQELLHCEFIKTEFVIENFCIDSLGFDKTTSSFVIIEYKRDKNFSVIDQGYAYLSLMLNHKSDFILEYNETTGKNLKRNDIDWTQSKVVFIAPSFTTYQREAIAFKDLPIELYEIKKYANKTISFTQIITKNAAESIKTISKSNEELEAVNKEIKVYTEWEKIEFGSQSIQELYEKLKTMILNIGDDISIKPKKLYIAFLRKTNFCDINIQKNQIKIWLNVSKGNISDSKGILRDVSNIGHHGNGDYELNIDSDSDIEYIVSLIRQSYNLCE; via the coding sequence ATGGCGTTGTTTAATTTGGAAAATGAAAAATTAAATTATATAAAAGAAGAACCTTTTAAGTTGGAAAAAGAGATTCAAAATCTCTGTGAAAAAAATATGCAAGAGTTATTACATTGCGAATTTATAAAGACGGAATTCGTAATTGAAAATTTTTGCATTGATTCTCTGGGCTTTGATAAAACTACATCTTCATTTGTAATAATAGAATATAAAAGAGATAAAAACTTTAGTGTGATCGATCAGGGTTATGCGTATTTATCTTTAATGCTTAATCATAAATCGGATTTTATTTTGGAATATAATGAAACAACCGGAAAAAATTTAAAAAGAAATGATATAGACTGGACACAATCCAAGGTTGTTTTTATTGCGCCTTCCTTTACTACCTATCAAAGAGAAGCTATTGCTTTTAAGGATTTACCCATCGAATTATACGAAATAAAAAAATATGCGAATAAGACTATTTCGTTTACACAAATTATTACAAAAAATGCTGCCGAATCAATAAAAACAATTTCAAAATCAAATGAAGAACTTGAAGCCGTAAATAAAGAAATAAAAGTTTATACTGAATGGGAAAAAATTGAATTCGGCTCACAGTCTATCCAAGAATTATATGAAAAGCTAAAAACAATGATACTGAATATCGGTGATGATATTTCAATAAAACCGAAAAAACTTTATATTGCATTTTTAAGAAAGACAAATTTTTGCGATATAAACATTCAAAAAAATCAAATTAAAATCTGGCTAAATGTTTCAAAAGGAAATATATCGGATTCAAAAGGGATATTAAGAGATGTTTCAAATATTGGTCATCATGGAAATGGAGATTATGAATTAAATATTGATTCGGATTCCGATATTGAATACATAGTGAGTTTAATTCGTCAATCATACAATTTATGCGAATAA
- a CDS encoding HXXEE domain-containing protein has protein sequence MNDMHIIIWSFPLLFILHDFEEIIFIKYWIQKNENYLQAIVPSRFIPVINHMKKISTAAFAFGAAEEYILILIICIVSFLTNWYYLWLGCFIAFVLHMIVHIFQALFIKRYIPSLATSLICTPISIAILVSIWNQFIFSRIIFYSILSCIIMIGNLVFIHWLMGKLEDNFS, from the coding sequence ATGAATGACATGCACATCATTATATGGTCTTTTCCCTTACTCTTTATACTTCACGATTTTGAAGAAATTATTTTCATTAAATATTGGATTCAAAAAAACGAAAACTATCTGCAAGCAATAGTACCGTCAAGATTTATACCTGTTATTAATCACATGAAAAAAATCTCAACGGCGGCATTTGCATTCGGTGCCGCGGAAGAATATATACTTATTCTGATTATCTGCATTGTTTCTTTTTTGACTAATTGGTATTATCTATGGCTCGGATGTTTTATCGCCTTTGTTTTACATATGATTGTTCATATTTTTCAGGCATTATTTATAAAAAGATATATTCCTTCATTGGCTACAAGCTTAATATGTACCCCAATATCCATAGCTATATTGGTAAGTATATGGAATCAATTTATCTTTTCAAGAATAATTTTTTATTCAATATTGAGCTGCATTATAATGATAGGAAATCTCGTTTTCATACATTGGTTAATGGGAAAATTAGAGGATAATTTTAGTTGA
- a CDS encoding TetR/AcrR family transcriptional regulator, translating into MAQVLKEEIKNKILASAVKVFYEKDYRSAKLTDIAEKADVPVALIYTYFKDKASLFDETVGGILNRIIKMMEDEEKMEAGSPYERFTQGGGIQLPELLRERIKLIILIDKSSGTKHENAKDMWVKRLEQHIKDGLKRYSKTKHDPMLAHILANNYVENLMEIARHYKNEKWAEDMLFVLNKCYFNGVESL; encoded by the coding sequence ATGGCTCAAGTATTAAAAGAAGAAATTAAAAATAAAATTCTCGCTTCGGCGGTAAAGGTCTTTTATGAAAAAGATTATAGGTCTGCAAAACTCACAGACATTGCGGAAAAAGCCGATGTTCCCGTCGCCCTTATTTACACATATTTTAAAGATAAAGCTTCTTTGTTTGACGAAACGGTCGGCGGTATTCTTAATCGAATTATTAAAATGATGGAAGATGAAGAAAAAATGGAAGCCGGCAGCCCTTACGAAAGATTTACCCAAGGCGGAGGCATTCAGCTTCCGGAGCTTTTACGGGAAAGAATCAAGCTCATTATTTTAATTGATAAAAGTTCGGGAACCAAGCATGAAAATGCAAAAGATATGTGGGTTAAGCGGTTGGAGCAGCATATAAAAGACGGCTTAAAACGGTATTCAAAAACAAAACACGATCCCATGCTTGCCCATATCTTAGCAAATAATTATGTGGAAAATCTGATGGAAATTGCACGGCATTACAAAAATGAAAAATGGGCCGAAGATATGCTCTTTGTTCTTAATAAATGCTATTTTAACGGCGTTGAATCACTGTAA
- a CDS encoding ABC transporter ATP-binding protein codes for MNEKELKKQVTGKNFLPNLLLALKIVFDLIPQVLLVLMISKLFSKEITQPHFKMFITGMLISFVLKAVFNYLATKTAHDRAFGKLTELRLAIIDHLKKLTLGFFKKHNTGELTSIIEHDVEQVEIYLAHGLPEIMSATLLPALVFIAMLFIDYRLALIMIAGVPLMFLVKQLSAKTMQKRFQMYFSREMKMREDMMEYVKNISVIKAFAKEENFSGQTLASARSYVQDVKKSMGAVTGPMVLIDIFMEAGTVAVMILGSILLLHQNISTAQFILSVILSSVFVSAISKTATLHHFSIVFTEKIKSIAKILCAPLSKEKISEQLKPGDIEFTNVNFRYEKDGFALQDINLKFTETGLNALVGPSGCGKSTLANLIMGFWDVDSGLLTISGKDISRYDTDSISTLIGSVQQEVILFNMSIFENIAIGKAGASEAEVIEAAKKARCHDFISALPKGYNTKTGEMGVKLSGGEKQRISIARMILKNAPILILDEAMAAVDSENEKLINEAVEELRKNKTVITIAHHLNTIRNADQIVVMDKGRILDSGTHTELINRCPFYKEMVDAQNKVDGWKVAGELWEYLCIKNYLHV; via the coding sequence ATGAATGAAAAAGAATTGAAAAAACAGGTAACAGGTAAAAACTTTTTACCCAATCTGCTGCTTGCGCTTAAAATAGTATTTGACCTGATACCGCAGGTTTTATTGGTGCTGATGATAAGCAAATTATTTTCAAAAGAAATTACACAACCGCATTTTAAAATGTTCATTACGGGTATGCTGATTTCTTTTGTTTTAAAAGCTGTGTTTAACTATCTTGCAACAAAGACAGCTCATGATAGAGCTTTCGGCAAATTGACGGAGTTACGGCTTGCAATAATCGATCACTTAAAAAAACTCACTTTAGGCTTTTTTAAAAAGCATAACACGGGCGAGCTTACCAGTATTATCGAACACGATGTAGAGCAAGTCGAAATATATCTTGCTCACGGGCTTCCTGAAATTATGTCGGCAACCCTTCTTCCCGCCTTGGTTTTTATTGCAATGCTGTTTATAGATTACAGACTTGCTTTGATAATGATTGCAGGGGTTCCGCTCATGTTTCTTGTAAAACAATTATCCGCAAAGACAATGCAAAAAAGATTTCAAATGTATTTTTCGAGAGAAATGAAGATGAGGGAAGACATGATGGAATATGTAAAAAACATTTCCGTCATAAAGGCTTTTGCAAAAGAAGAAAACTTTAGCGGACAAACTTTGGCTTCTGCACGATCTTATGTTCAGGATGTAAAAAAGAGTATGGGAGCCGTTACGGGTCCGATGGTTCTCATAGATATTTTTATGGAAGCCGGAACTGTTGCGGTTATGATTTTAGGAAGCATTTTGCTCTTACATCAAAATATTTCTACGGCGCAATTTATACTGTCCGTTATTTTATCTTCGGTCTTTGTGTCGGCGATAAGTAAAACGGCAACCCTTCATCATTTTTCCATCGTGTTTACCGAAAAAATCAAAAGCATAGCCAAGATTTTATGTGCTCCTCTTTCAAAAGAAAAAATCAGCGAACAATTAAAACCCGGCGACATAGAATTTACAAATGTAAATTTTAGGTACGAAAAAGACGGCTTTGCCTTACAAGATATCAATTTAAAATTTACAGAAACCGGTTTAAATGCTCTTGTCGGTCCGAGCGGCTGCGGTAAAAGTACCCTTGCAAATCTCATTATGGGTTTTTGGGATGTCGATTCAGGTTTGCTCACCATTTCGGGCAAAGATATTTCGCGCTATGACACGGACAGTATTTCCACCCTTATAGGAAGTGTCCAGCAGGAAGTTATCCTTTTTAATATGAGTATCTTTGAAAATATCGCAATCGGTAAGGCGGGAGCTTCTGAAGCGGAAGTTATAGAAGCCGCTAAAAAAGCACGTTGCCACGATTTTATTTCCGCCCTGCCTAAGGGCTACAACACAAAAACCGGCGAGATGGGCGTAAAACTTTCAGGCGGAGAAAAACAGCGCATTTCCATCGCACGAATGATTCTTAAAAATGCTCCGATTTTAATTTTGGATGAAGCGATGGCCGCCGTCGACAGCGAAAACGAAAAACTCATAAACGAAGCCGTCGAAGAATTAAGAAAAAATAAAACGGTCATCACGATAGCCCATCATCTGAACACAATCCGCAACGCCGATCAAATTGTAGTTATGGACAAGGGCCGCATTTTGGATTCGGGAACACATACCGAATTGATAAACCGCTGTCCCTTTTATAAAGAAATGGTAGACGCTCAAAATAAAGTAGACGGGTGGAAAGTTGCAGGGGAATTATGGGAGTATTTATGTATAAAGAATTATTTGCATGTTTGA
- a CDS encoding ABC transporter ATP-binding protein, giving the protein MYKELFACLSKKGKIDVCISSLFFTLYGLSSVGMLLTVFSILFKINEGTQVEGLYVDFAVLIGLVIFKGLCNMIADLKKHGAGFDVVQQIRERMIVKLKLFSLGFYTNERLGELNTILHKDVDNMSMVVGHMWPRMFGDFLIALAVFTGLALINLKFALIMAASLPLALFYLFYTIKKAQKIESRNNSALADMVSLFVEYVRGIPVLKSFSHNKSLDNELFEKTKTFGETSKTSSRFKARQLSVFSFLIDAGYFVLLVYSGRAALKGSINVLDFMIIAVVSKEFYKPFAAMETHYMYYVSAVDSYHRLGKILHAEVIADKTDGIIPLQNDIVFEDVEFSYEEDEFKMEKVSFTVPEKTMTALAGESGSGKTTITNLLLRFYDVQAGSIKIGGADIRDIPYDELLDRIGIVMQNVQLFDNTIEENIRVGKKGASKEEIIEACKKARIHDFIMSLPDNYATDIGENGGLLSGGQRQRISIARAFLKDAPILILDEMTSNVDPVNESLIQEAITELSKNRTVLVIAHHLKTIQKADQILVFRKGSLVEKGKHDELLKNGTYYKRLWKAQCGSGR; this is encoded by the coding sequence ATGTATAAAGAATTATTTGCATGTTTGAGTAAGAAGGGAAAAATCGATGTATGTATTTCATCATTGTTTTTTACATTGTACGGATTAAGCTCCGTGGGAATGCTTCTTACGGTGTTTTCGATTTTGTTTAAGATTAATGAGGGAACTCAAGTTGAGGGGCTCTATGTTGATTTTGCGGTTTTGATAGGCTTGGTCATTTTTAAGGGTCTTTGCAATATGATTGCAGACTTAAAAAAACACGGGGCGGGTTTTGATGTGGTGCAGCAAATAAGGGAGCGTATGATTGTAAAATTAAAACTCTTTAGTTTGGGCTTTTATACGAATGAGCGGTTGGGAGAATTAAACACGATTCTTCATAAGGATGTGGACAATATGTCGATGGTGGTAGGGCACATGTGGCCCAGGATGTTCGGCGATTTTCTTATCGCCCTTGCGGTTTTTACAGGTCTTGCCCTCATCAATCTGAAGTTTGCTCTTATTATGGCAGCTTCGCTTCCACTTGCACTTTTCTATCTTTTTTACACAATTAAAAAGGCGCAAAAAATTGAAAGCCGAAACAACTCGGCTCTCGCCGATATGGTAAGTTTATTTGTCGAGTATGTGCGCGGTATTCCCGTATTAAAAAGTTTTTCGCATAATAAGAGCCTTGACAATGAACTTTTTGAAAAGACAAAAACCTTCGGCGAAACAAGCAAAACTTCTTCCCGATTTAAGGCAAGACAGCTTTCAGTTTTTTCGTTTTTAATCGATGCAGGATATTTTGTGCTTTTGGTTTATTCAGGCCGTGCCGCACTTAAAGGGAGTATTAATGTACTTGACTTTATGATTATCGCTGTAGTTTCAAAAGAATTTTATAAACCCTTTGCGGCTATGGAAACTCACTACATGTATTATGTGTCGGCGGTAGACAGCTATCACCGATTAGGTAAAATTCTTCATGCCGAGGTAATAGCCGATAAAACGGACGGCATCATTCCTTTACAAAACGATATTGTTTTTGAAGATGTGGAATTTTCTTATGAAGAAGATGAGTTTAAAATGGAAAAGGTAAGTTTTACCGTTCCGGAGAAAACAATGACGGCTCTCGCAGGAGAATCGGGAAGCGGTAAGACGACAATAACGAATTTGCTTTTGCGGTTTTACGATGTACAAGCAGGGAGCATTAAGATCGGCGGTGCCGATATCCGCGATATTCCCTATGACGAGCTTTTGGACAGAATCGGTATTGTTATGCAAAACGTACAGCTTTTCGATAACACTATCGAAGAAAATATCCGCGTGGGGAAAAAAGGTGCTTCCAAAGAAGAAATTATTGAAGCCTGCAAAAAAGCGAGGATACACGATTTTATTATGAGCCTTCCCGATAATTACGCAACCGATATAGGCGAAAACGGCGGTCTCTTATCCGGCGGACAGCGTCAGCGTATTTCGATTGCACGAGCTTTTTTAAAAGACGCTCCGATTTTAATTCTCGATGAGATGACAAGCAATGTCGACCCCGTAAACGAATCCCTTATTCAAGAAGCAATCACAGAGCTTTCAAAAAACAGAACGGTACTGGTCATCGCTCATCATTTAAAGACTATCCAAAAAGCGGATCAAATCCTCGTATTCCGAAAGGGAAGCCTTGTCGAAAAAGGAAAACACGATGAGCTTTTAAAAAACGGAACTTACTACAAGCGGCTTTGGAAAGCGCAGTGCGGGAGCGGCAGGTGA
- a CDS encoding Rpn family recombination-promoting nuclease/putative transposase gives MKRFEDLTLADDFIFCKVMQNEDICKELIEMILSDTIGTIAYISTQQHIQTYEQAKSVRFDILVQTEDGKFYDIEMQVSNERNIPKRMRFYQAAIDTSFLDKGNSYNKLNDSFIIFICLFDVIGKKRPVYTFEHFCREDKNIALQDGTKKIIINAEAFNQTENKDLKDFLEYLKNGTAHSEFTRRIHTMIETIKTNEQVRQEYRLMSTFEMDARDKGFSEGSYQKALETAKLMKEAHCETDFIMQITKLPKEEIEAL, from the coding sequence TTGAAGCGATTTGAAGATTTAACACTTGCCGATGATTTTATCTTCTGCAAAGTTATGCAAAATGAAGATATATGCAAAGAACTTATCGAAATGATATTATCGGACACCATCGGTACCATTGCATATATTTCGACCCAACAACACATACAAACCTACGAACAGGCAAAGTCGGTACGATTCGATATCCTTGTTCAAACCGAAGACGGTAAGTTTTATGATATTGAAATGCAGGTCAGCAATGAACGCAATATCCCCAAACGGATGCGTTTTTATCAAGCCGCCATTGATACTTCTTTTTTGGATAAGGGCAATTCCTACAACAAACTGAACGACAGCTTTATCATTTTTATCTGCCTGTTTGATGTTATAGGCAAAAAAAGACCCGTGTATACATTCGAGCATTTTTGCCGTGAAGATAAAAACATCGCCTTACAAGACGGCACAAAAAAGATTATAATAAATGCGGAAGCTTTTAATCAAACGGAAAATAAAGACTTAAAAGACTTTTTAGAATATCTTAAAAACGGTACGGCACACAGCGAATTTACCAGGAGGATACATACTATGATAGAAACAATAAAAACCAATGAACAAGTACGCCAAGAATACAGATTGATGTCTACATTTGAAATGGATGCACGGGATAAGGGCTTTTCCGAAGGCTCTTACCAAAAAGCTCTTGAAACGGCAAAGTTGATGAAAGAGGCTCATTGTGAAACTGATTTTATTATGCAAATAACAAAACTTCCTAAAGAAGAAATTGAGGCTTTATAA
- a CDS encoding head GIN domain-containing protein — translation MKKSIAIINILCILALVSCASVKTVSGNAIIETRTFNLKDFDSITFNLPPSEAEIIQGDEYKVELSLDSNLFKFIDVSVQKHKKELTLKQIPDTNIEPTFFKISVTAPALKSLSISGITKTAVSGFHNKSLPLSLHVGGISSVTADVSASSIEADISGIGNMNLKAEAEKCSFTISGSGDMTADIHSGSIDTGIAGMGTIHLMGKTEKCSLTVSGSGKIKAFDLETEEAVCTISGLGTVEIYAKRKLEADVSGSGSIRYAGDPQHLNLHSSGLGSIQKLNKGNL, via the coding sequence ATGAAAAAATCAATTGCAATTATAAACATTCTTTGCATACTCGCTTTAGTAAGCTGCGCTTCGGTTAAAACCGTTTCGGGAAATGCAATAATTGAAACCCGCACTTTTAATCTAAAAGATTTTGATTCTATAACTTTTAACCTTCCCCCTTCGGAAGCCGAGATTATTCAGGGAGATGAATATAAGGTCGAACTATCGCTTGATTCAAATCTATTCAAATTTATCGATGTATCCGTTCAAAAACATAAAAAAGAACTTACCCTCAAGCAAATACCCGATACCAATATAGAGCCGACTTTTTTTAAAATATCCGTTACCGCGCCTGCCCTTAAAAGCTTATCGATAAGCGGTATTACAAAGACCGCCGTGTCGGGATTTCACAATAAAAGCCTGCCCCTATCCTTACATGTAGGCGGTATAAGTTCCGTAACAGCCGATGTAAGTGCAAGCAGCATAGAGGCCGATATTTCGGGTATAGGGAATATGAACTTAAAAGCCGAAGCTGAAAAATGCTCGTTTACCATTTCGGGCTCAGGGGATATGACAGCCGATATACATTCCGGCAGTATAGATACCGGAATAGCGGGTATGGGCACTATTCATTTAATGGGTAAGACGGAAAAATGCAGTCTTACCGTTTCAGGTTCGGGCAAAATAAAAGCTTTTGATTTGGAAACGGAAGAAGCCGTTTGCACAATTTCGGGTTTGGGCACAGTTGAAATATATGCAAAAAGAAAATTGGAAGCGGATGTATCGGGTTCAGGTTCTATCCGGTATGCCGGAGATCCTCAGCACCTTAATCTGCATTCTTCCGGTTTGGGAAGCATACAAAAATTGAATAAAGGAAACCTCTAA